The Timaviella obliquedivisa GSE-PSE-MK23-08B region AACAAAGATTATGAACACCTTCCGCAGACCTCAGAGACTCTGATCTATCTGGCGATGATCCGGATTATGGTGAGGCGATTGGCGTAAAATCTGACTTGCCATAACTTTTCAAACATCCTCTAAGGCTCGATTATAAGTAGGAATGACAATTGAAAGTAGCTTATTCATAGGTAAGTGAGTTTTTCTTCAAGGCACTTGAACTTTGACAAAAGTCTGAACAATAGCCAACTAGCAACATTCGTGAGCTATCTCTCAACAGATTACGGACTTGAACTATTCAGATCCCTGGAATTCCTGCTATCTTCACGGATTTTTATGAAAAAAGGCAATTTTATGAAGCCTTTTCTAGAGAATTAAATTGTTCCGGACAGAGTTGAAGCAAGACTAGACAGAATTGATTAAGATGTAATTCCTATCAACTTCCGCGTGTCCAGGATACAGAGTTATGTTACGCATCGCTGAAATAAAACTACCCCTCGACCATGCTGAAGATGCCCTTAAAACCGCAATTCTCCAAAAGTTAAATATCCCACCCGAAGAACTGCTTCACTACTCCATTTTTAAGCGTAGTTATGATGCGCGAAGGCGAGAGCAAATTATTTTGGTCTATATTCTGGATGTAGAAACAACCCGCGATACCCATCATCTGCAACGATTGAGAAAAGATCCCTATGTGATTGCTACACCTGACACGAGCTATCGCACCGTTGCCCAAGCTCCTAGTGGTTTAACGACCCGCCCGATCGTTATTGGGACAGGGCCTTGCGGACTTTTTGCCGGACTAATGTTAGCCAGAATGGGATTTCGACCGATCATTCTTGAACGCGGTAAATCTGTGCGCGATCGCACCGCAGATACGTTTGGCTTTTGGAAGAAAAAAGCGAGCTTCAACCCCGAATCTAACGCTCAGTTTGGTGAAGGCGGCGCGGGCACCTTCTCTGATGGTAAGCTCTATAGCCAAGTTCGTGATTCTCACCATTACGGGCGCAAAGTTCTAACCGAACTGGTTAATGCAGGAGCTAACCCCGAAATTTTATATATTAATAAGCCGCACATTGGCACCTTCAAACTCGTCGGCGTTGTCGAAAAAATGCGTGCCACCATCCAATCATTGGGCGGTGAAATTCGCTTTCAGAGCCGCGTGGTAGATGTGGCGATTGAACAAAGACAAGTGCGAGGAGTCACTCTTGCCAGTGGCGAGTTTATCAGCAGTGATCATGTAATTCTTGCTATAGGTCATAGTGCCAGAGATACGTTCCAAATGCTTCTAGAACGAGGCGTTTATATTGAACCAAAACCATTCTCTGTTGGCTTCCGAGTCGAGCATCCTCAGACGTTAATCGATCGCTGCCGTTTTGGTGAACAAGCTGGTCATCCGGTCTTGGGTTCGGCTGATTATAAACTAGTGCACCACTGTAAGAATGGGCGATCGGTCTATAGTTTTTGTATGTGTCCGGGTGGCTTGGTGGTTGCCGCTGCATCCGAGCCAGGACGACTAGTGACCAATGGCATGAGCCAGTATTCTCGCAACGAACGCAACGCCAACAGCGCCATTGTTGTCGGCATTACCCCCGAAGATTATCCGGGTAGCCCTTTAGCTGGAATCGATTTT contains the following coding sequences:
- a CDS encoding NAD(P)/FAD-dependent oxidoreductase, producing MLRIAEIKLPLDHAEDALKTAILQKLNIPPEELLHYSIFKRSYDARRREQIILVYILDVETTRDTHHLQRLRKDPYVIATPDTSYRTVAQAPSGLTTRPIVIGTGPCGLFAGLMLARMGFRPIILERGKSVRDRTADTFGFWKKKASFNPESNAQFGEGGAGTFSDGKLYSQVRDSHHYGRKVLTELVNAGANPEILYINKPHIGTFKLVGVVEKMRATIQSLGGEIRFQSRVVDVAIEQRQVRGVTLASGEFISSDHVILAIGHSARDTFQMLLERGVYIEPKPFSVGFRVEHPQTLIDRCRFGEQAGHPVLGSADYKLVHHCKNGRSVYSFCMCPGGLVVAAASEPGRLVTNGMSQYSRNERNANSAIVVGITPEDYPGSPLAGIDFQRRLEEQAFVLGGSNYEAPGQLVGDFIVNRPSTALGSVRPSYQPGVKLGDLSQSLPDYAIAAIREALPAFDKQIKGFAMEDAVLTGVETRTSSPLRIKRKEDRQSVNTTGLYPAGEGAGYAGGILSAGIDGIKVAEAVALSLLQSASIL
- a CDS encoding transposase — protein: NKDYEHLPQTSETLIYLAMIRIMVRRLA